Genomic DNA from Neisseria lisongii:
GGCCTGATTCGTACCACAGTTGCCAACGGATAGCTAAGCTTTGACCAATCTATTACCGCAGTATATTGGCGGATAATGCCGTTTGCCTCCATCTTTTTGACCCGCTCCGTACAGGCCGGCTGGGATAAGTGGACTTTTTGGCTCAATTCTTTCATAGTTATACGGGCATTTTGATGCAATGCCTGTAAGATTTTCATATCATAGTTATCCATAATTAAATTTTTAATGAATTTTTGAAATTATCTTAGAAAAATAAAGATAAATATAAAAATATCTTAATTATTATATTAACACATTTCCAATGTTTTTATATCCTGATGCCGTCTGAAACCACTGTTTGGTTTATGTATCATGAATCACTGTCCAACTTCGCCAAACCGTTGCGGCCTAATCGAAATGATATTGGCCATGACCATCTGCGGCACAATCGGCCTGACCGTTACCCTGTCGGGCTTGCCGGAAACACAACTGATCTTTTTTCGCTGTTTGTTCGGCGCATTGATTTTAGGCTTGTTGTGTTGGCACCAAGGCATTTTCAGCCAAACTCGTTACACACCGACTTTTTGGATTGCTTCTTTGATAGGCGGTACAGCTTTATTGGCAAACTGGTATTTCTTATTTTCCGCCTATGCCAAAACTTCGGTCGGCATTGCCACAACCGTGTATAACACACAGCCGTTTATGATGGTTTTGATTTGTTTGTTTTTATTTAAAGAAAAAATTACCAAATCCATTGTTTTCTGGCTCTTGGTTTCATTTGGCGGGCTGTATCTGATTTCATCAACGCAAATCCACAGCGGAAAACCCTATTCAGGCTATCTCACGGGGATTTTTGAAGCATTAGCGGCAGCCGCC
This window encodes:
- a CDS encoding DMT family transporter, encoding MNHCPTSPNRCGLIEMILAMTICGTIGLTVTLSGLPETQLIFFRCLFGALILGLLCWHQGIFSQTRYTPTFWIASLIGGTALLANWYFLFSAYAKTSVGIATTVYNTQPFMMVLICLFLFKEKITKSIVFWLLVSFGGLYLISSTQIHSGKPYSGYLTGIFEALAAAALYAVASVAAKFLKNYPPTLIAFYQMLLGVVIFLPFADFNLFTQTAPVSLSAAVTLGVVHTGLMYVFLYGAIQKLEAYKVASLSFLYPVLALLIDRCFFNIHLEPEQFFGVILILTGAAGINLKALFQHILTTRFIR